Genomic segment of Arachis hypogaea cultivar Tifrunner chromosome 11, arahy.Tifrunner.gnm2.J5K5, whole genome shotgun sequence:
CACATCAATTTAACTTAACatgtcaaatataaaaaatattcttatttaaataagtagatgtttaataaaataattttgttaaggACAAAGttgtaaaagaagaaaatttaacTCATGTAAGAGTTATTCCAAACTAAAGAATTAGATTCTATTCTATTAGTATATTAAAGTCATTCCAAACCATGGAATTGAATTTTAAATAGAAATGAATTCTTTTCTTACATTTAAATACTTTCCAAACAAGCTCgaaaaaaaagttattatatGAACTtatgaaatattaaattttattttatatttaattaaatcggttcgATTCTGGTTTGAATCTGGTTAGACTATTAGACTATTAAACCAGTCATTTGATTGGTTTATCGACCGGATCAATTTTTGTAACTTTGATAATATCTAAAATCtcgatttaaattttttgatacaataaattttattaaatctcTATTACATCAAATATTCTctcatttaaattttgttaagatTTTAGCTGCTTAGCGAGTAACAAACAACTAAAACTAGTTCTCCCTCAACAACTACATAGAATTATCTAGccatttctttttcactttttgtaGTGAACGATTTCATTCTTCATCAATCAAGGTGCTCACTCTTACGCTTGACACAGATCTCACTctatcttctctcttctcttcatcTGCGTTTAGATTCGGAATTAATAAAAAAGGTACTGTCTCAAACTTTACTGAGCTCGATGTTATTTTACACAATGTAGCATCTTAACGCATCAGAATTCATACACCTTTACTGAATCAATCAAAATTCTCATACTTTGTCCCTTTTTGTGTACAACTTTAAAAAAAGATGGAGCCACCGTCAATGCTGTATAGCCAGCTCAAGGTTCATGATTTCTATCAGATTTTGTGTTTCTTGACTATGAATTTTCTTGGGTCACGATCAAAATCTccccttccctttttttttatgtgTTGTGGTTCTATGAATGTGTTAATAGGCTACAGAACTGGTCTTCCTATTAGCAGGTCCTAATGTGATTGAATCAGAGGAATACATTATGAAGTTGGCTAAGCACATAAAGACTATTACATCTGGTTATGATATTGTTCTCCGTTAAGGAACTTTTTCATCCTTTGGTTTCATGGGAAAAAAGATTGAAGCTAATTTGATTGAAATCCAATAGGAAATAATTGTAGTGCCTAAGTTGAATTATACAAAAGTTGTTAGTAGTTCGATAAGTATAATCACGACAATCATCCCCCATGGGTTTGCAGCTAAATTCTTTGTAGTATTTTGTGTGAAATTAAATTCCTTTTTCTTACCTAATACACATGATCTAACTTTGTGTCATTTAAAATGTTTTGCTATAATAACAACCACTTAAAATACGAAACTCTTTTACTTATTGTTTCCCAGAATTGCATCTAGTATCAGAGTTTTTACTCATTATAGGCATTGTGGGCTGAGATATTGAACCTATATAATTCTAAGAGTAATGTTGGTTAGTAAAACCAACATAACACTTGCTATGGATGAGAGAGAATTGACTTTCACATGACAAGGAATCAAAAATTAAACTTGTAAAATATAATGTCGGGAGATGGTTTGTATCTTTGTTGAAAGTTAACATCATCTAGAGTATGTGCGACTTTCAGAGTTGGCATCCCGTTAGTTTTCAAATCAAGCTTTGTTAAGGCTAATAGAACATCATCAAAATCTTTTGGTGGCCTAGGGATGGTTGAGGTGTTGAAGGTTATGAttctattactttttattatgaTATATTGCTTTTGTCATTTGCATTTTGAGAATTATAGTAGGAACACTTGTTTGAAAAATAGTGTAATTGTCGAATTCCATATAATGGCAAAGCTATTTTGTTATAGTTGAActattttttccttatttcatTTTGTTATGTTATAATTTCAGATACTTGAGAAGGTTAAAGTAGCATATGACCTCCCTATAGTGATAGATGTGCATGACTCTATCCAAGTAAGatgtttttattttaactaaatttaGCCTTCAGAAATTATACAAGTATTACAGTAATGTAATTATTTGGCATACCATCCAAGCTTGTCATAATGTTGTCTTTGATTTTGGATCATAATCTACCTTTAACAGCTTTATCTTTTCTTTGACAATGTAAAGTAGTCGGCAGAATTGTAGACATCATTCAAATAACAGCATTCTTATGCCGTCAAGTAAATATTCTTTACATTAAATTTTAGTATCAATTGGATAGATATAAACTTAAGTAGATATGATCACATCAAttctttttttgtgttttgcCTCTGATGACAGACAGATCTTCTCGTTGTTGCAGCCAAAACTGGAAAAATTGTCCACATCAAGAAGGGCCAGTTTTGTGCTCCTTCCATGGGTATATTGTCCTGCTATGTTGCAACttttaataatcaataattacTTAAGCTCGGTAAATATTCTCTGTCTTTTAGTATTCTCATGTTTTATAATGTTCATATAAATAGGTAATGGCAAATTCAGCAGAGAAGGTTCGGTTGGCTGGAAATCCTAATGTTATGGTTTGCGAGAGAGGAACTATGTTTGGATACAGTGAGTTATAACATCTTTAATGAGATCTTCTGTATGCTTTTGGATGATGTTACTCTTTGAAACCGTTCAATATCAAGAATTGCTTTCTGTTTTCACATGTTCTAGTTTCATTTTAATCTTGTGTTCTTTTCACCTGTATGATTTAACATGCATTTAAGGTTTAACTTTGCTTAAAGAATGTCAGCACTACAATTGATTGTCCGCTATCATTCTATTTTCAAAACCCAGAATTGAGTAAAttcattgaatttttatataGATGATTTTATTGTCGATCCACGTAACCTGGAGTGGATGAGAGAAGCCAATTGCCCTATTGTAAGTCAATATTTGTTTTATTATATGTTTCTCTTTAAGATGAACTATTTGAATCTTTCTATGCTTTCTTATTCAATGGAAGGTTATAATATGTTAGGGAGAAAGGTATCTCCCTTCCTGAACCATTTATTTGATGATAGAATTACGCTTCATTAAATAGGATGAATCCATGTGAACACAATCAGCTAGACTAGTACATGTTAATATGTTCAAAGTTGCTTTAAAGACCAACTGTAAGCTTCATCACTTCCCTCTCTATATCTTAAAAGAAAGATTATTCCATAATTTCCCAAATTATTTTCTTTGACATAATTACATTACCTAACATGCACAGATGGCGCTCTCCAATCTTTCGTaattttttttccactttttCTGTTGATATTTTGTCAATGATACTGGAGTGTTTTGTTCACATCATCCCAAAGGAATAATATTATTGTATGTTCAATATGCGAATAAACTAAGAAGAAAATCAGACGGAATGCATTTGCCAATTTATGAGAATAAGATTGACTTCATTATTCTTTTTGCCGTAACTCTAGAGAACTACTCATTACATGGCCTTTTGCCATTATTCTAAAATTTGGGCCATGGTAAAGTTTCTTGCCACTGCCTCTTTATGCCATTTTCCCAGGAAAACTGAAATATTTATTCAATGTTTATCCCAGGTAGCTAATATAACACACATACTACAACAGCCTGCTAGAAAGAAGGCAGGTTTGTACTTGGACTTTTTCAGTAGTTTGTATTTTGCAACACAACAGTTGTCTcatatatttctctttttctccgTGCATTCTTACTCCATGCGAAAGTGCTCCTTGTTTAATTTCAATAGTTGTATTATAGAGCAGAGTGCTCTCTTCAGTTTCATGATGTCAAAAGTTCATTGGCTTCTATGCATTGTTGATTCATAAGGATCATTATGTATTGGAGTACACCTGCCTCATGttatctatctttttttttcatttgaacaTTGGAGTCACACAAGATCTGTTTCTACTTTGAACCTAACTATCATATGAGATTTCTTTAGTTCCAGTTTTTAACATTCTGCTTTCAAGTCTAGTTGGATGGCGGAGGTGTTGCAAGTGGAGGTCTTCGAGAATTAATACCTTGCATTGTAAGAGCTGCAGTTGCTATAGGGGTGGATGGGATTTTCATGGAggtatatatattagttttaattttttagggGGATCTTATTggaattattattaaaagaaaGAAGTTTAGGGTAAACTTTAAGGCTTATATTTAGTTTGTTCATCAAACAGCTTCTAAATGCTTTCTTGGTTCTTAAGGTACATGATGATCCATTGAGTGCACCTGTTGATGGTTCAACATAGTGGGTGAGTTGTTACTTATCAAAATCATTCAAATTTATAGGACATCATTTTGCCaacatttactttttctgcaatgCTTCTGAATATTAATGAACTATATGCGTTATCTCCTTATTTGATAGCCTTTACGCCACTTGGAGGAGTTACTTGAAGAGCTTATAGCTATTGCTGTAAGTTATTTCTTGAAATGCAAATTCTTTGGTGTAGAATGTGAGACAATTTCACATCTGTAGAAATGCGCTGGAAGTAGTTGGTGTGTGACAAGTGTCTAAGAAGGGGACAGTTTCTAGCAGTGCACAATGGAATCATCTAGAGTTTTTCAGGTGATGGATTAAGTTAATAGTTTGTTAATGTTAGAAAGTTCTGAATAATTAATGTGGGGATAACAATGGGCTTATTATAGTGGGTCTTTTTTTTGCACAAGGTTAGATGAATCTGATTTTTTGGACGGAGTTAAATGGTTTTTACAAAAGTATaatttgtttgttattttttagacGTTGAGATATAATAGGATTTGTGAACATGTGTATATTCAAAGGCTTGAGGTACACACTAAGTGGGTCAAAGAATATCTGACCTAGGTTTTTAGTAGtcttttagttgaaaaaaaagtATGTATAAAGTTTTTGTAATGTAATTTATGAgcagtttattagttttattttgtataaacAAAATTTGAGtgtctaatttaaataattagtggTTAAAACGATTTTAATGAATGAAGTTGTAGTTGATAATGTATCTTCGAATGTGAGTAATTTGGATTTccaaaattaggatttaggatttgggTTTAGGACTTATGGTTCAGGAATTAGGATTTTGCATTGTGAGTTAGGGTTAGAGTTAAAGGGATTCACAAAGATCATGAATACTAAACTGTATAATATGACACATGACAACAAAACTAATAACCGTAGACCATATATTATCATTTGTGAATCGAAAACATATAATCGTAAACCCTAAGTCCTAAAGCATAAACAATAATTTTGTTAAAGATAAACTGTGAATTCTATTCTGCAAACCATGAACCCAATAACCTAAATAATAAACACTAAATTGTAAACTGTAAATCGATATACATAAATCTATAAACCCTAACACATAAATCATAATTTGTAAACCTTAATTCAtataacataaaacataaatcttATGCGTAAAAtactaaatcctaatttctaaatttGTTAACTCTTTTTagtattagtttagtatttagaaTTCGGGATTTAGGATCTAAAATTATGTTGTATCATTTGTTGTACGTGTTGTTCTTTTATGAAAAGTAATTGTGTGGTTTATATTCCAATTTGTGTGACGATTGTAATTGAGTAGTATAATGAGTAATTAACGTAGGTAGTTAAACGTGtgtattgttttattttatataatgaatgttatatatatttttattttcgtttaaTATTTTACATATATGGACCAGGCATATTATGTAGCAAAATTATTTAAGTGTGTGCACTTTCACATTCCAACTGCAAACCTCAAAGGGTTCTATCAACCCGTATACAGTTATTGTCTAGGGGTCTATCAATCGTAGCAATGGAAATCCTTTGAAACCAaccaattgaatttttttttcctaTTGAAATTTCCAATacatttctttccctttttcccaCATGTTTTTTTTCTAAATCCTGGTAACCACAAAGCCCACCAAATTTAGCTCTTGCAATTTAAAAGAATCATTCCACTTATGCCAAAAAGCCCAATAAAATGAGACCCAACTAGAACTCATACTAATTAAATATCCTAAGTCTAGTAAACACAAGATAATAATGTTTCCATGTCACATGAAGTTAGTAGCAATTTCTGACTCGTGAGGAGAGTATTGCTGTAACTTGTCACATCTGCTCTCTAAGTCACACACTGCTGCACATTGCCAGCTCCACGCCATTTCTATACATGTAGAAGCCATAACACTTTCTACACGGGGGACTTCGTCTTCTTAAAACTCATGATTGTATTTTTGTCCCCTAATAAAAATGATGGTACTTGCAACAGAAAGTATTAGCATCTaagtcaaaaaaaattattttattaatgtatGATTTTGTATGCATCATGCTAATACAAAAAATCAATAGATTGTGGGaagaacttaaaatttgaattcccttTTCATTTTCTACTTTTTATTGCATACTTTCTCTAACAAAAGAAATGGACAAGtaaaattattgaatatttttaaagtgattattgttttttatttttgtattgggAATCCCTATctcctaatttttattattcttctacTAATcttaatgaaattatttttttattaaaaaaaattgaagcgATTAcacatttatttatcttttagcaGGTGAAAgattttttgtgtattttgttTT
This window contains:
- the LOC112722563 gene encoding 2-dehydro-3-deoxyphosphooctonate aldolase-like, translated to MDLPSMLYSQLKAVEPFFLLADPNVIESEEHIMKMANHTNTITSRVGIPLVFKSSFVKANRTSSKSFGGLGMVEVLKILEKVKVAYDLPIVIDVHDSIQVRLVGRIVDIIQITAFLCRQTDLLVVAAKTGKIVHIKKGQFCAPSMGILSCYVMANSAEKVRLAGNPNVMVCERGTMFGYNDFIVDPRNLEWMREANCPIVANITHILQQPARKKLDGGGVASGGLRELIPCIVRAAVAIGVDGIFMEVHDDPLSAPVDGST